One stretch of Caldisericota bacterium DNA includes these proteins:
- a CDS encoding methylated-DNA--[protein]-cysteine S-methyltransferase encodes MSDVVYCINFYGILFKIEEKSGIISKIMFVDHCTFRNNAKLNLSIKKYWKGNTNALEYQVPVFYSKFIPIFEEVQKIPCGKVSSYGGISSAVFGDKRYARFVGAAMRNNPLPIIIPCHRVVRSNGEIGGFSGGIDNKIKMLKLEKVGLHNGFIEKEYFINC; translated from the coding sequence ATGAGTGATGTGGTATATTGCATTAATTTCTATGGTATCTTATTTAAGATAGAAGAGAAATCAGGAATTATATCAAAAATTATGTTTGTTGATCATTGTACATTTAGAAACAATGCAAAGCTTAATTTGTCTATTAAAAAATATTGGAAGGGAAATACTAACGCACTAGAATATCAGGTGCCTGTATTTTATTCAAAATTTATTCCAATCTTTGAAGAAGTACAAAAAATACCATGCGGCAAAGTTTCTTCTTACGGTGGTATCTCCAGTGCAGTTTTTGGTGACAAAAGATATGCCAGATTTGTTGGAGCGGCTATGAGAAATAATCCTCTTCCTATAATCATCCCCTGCCATAGGGTTGTAAGAAGCAATGGAGAAATCGGTGGGTTTTCTGGCGGAATAGATAATAAAATCAAGATGCTTAAACTTGAAAAGGTTGGATTACATAATGGATTTATTGAAAAAGAATATTTTATTAATTGCTAA
- the truB gene encoding tRNA pseudouridine(55) synthase TruB, translating into MDLLKKNILLIAKPFGLTSFTVTNRVKKIFNAKKAGHIGTLDPMATGLMIVALNSATRFIPYIDTDEKRYVIQIRFGIETDTDDITGSIINEKDSIVTIEEIKGVIDQFIGIIEQIPPDYSAKKFKGKPFYKYARDGEIIKKKPCQVEILKMSIISFHCNELVLDITCSKGTYMRSIARDMGRALGTFATLSAITRLSIGRFCISDATTFGRIKNGSFDKGFLTADRAIDLPVVFVKEADRFKNGLDITADKVVVRDESGVFIGIGRYKDGKVHPEKVLNEDI; encoded by the coding sequence ATGGATTTATTGAAAAAGAATATTTTATTAATTGCTAAACCATTTGGCCTTACTTCTTTTACTGTTACAAATAGAGTGAAAAAAATCTTTAATGCCAAAAAGGCAGGGCATATAGGAACACTTGACCCTATGGCTACGGGGCTTATGATTGTTGCACTGAACAGTGCAACACGTTTTATTCCTTATATTGATACGGATGAAAAAAGATATGTAATACAGATTCGATTTGGAATTGAGACGGACACCGACGATATTACTGGCAGTATAATAAATGAGAAAGATTCTATCGTGACTATCGAAGAAATAAAAGGAGTTATAGACCAATTCATTGGTATAATAGAGCAGATCCCCCCGGACTATTCGGCAAAAAAATTTAAAGGAAAACCTTTTTACAAATATGCAAGAGATGGAGAAATTATTAAAAAGAAACCCTGTCAGGTAGAAATACTTAAAATGTCAATTATTTCTTTTCACTGCAACGAACTTGTGCTTGATATTACTTGCTCGAAGGGAACATATATGAGGTCCATTGCAAGAGATATGGGAAGAGCATTAGGCACTTTTGCTACTCTCTCTGCTATTACGCGGCTTTCTATTGGAAGATTCTGTATTAGCGATGCTACTACTTTTGGAAGAATTAAGAACGGCAGTTTTGATAAAGGTTTTTTGACTGCTGATCGTGCAATTGATCTACCAGTGGTTTTTGTAAAAGAAGCAGACCGGTTTAAGAACGGCTTAGATATTACTGCAGATAAAGTTGTTGTCAGAGATGAAAGTGGAGTCTTTATAGGCATTGGCAGGTATAAAGATGGCAAAGTGCATCCCGAAAAGGTGTTGAATGAAGATATATAA
- a CDS encoding bifunctional riboflavin kinase/FAD synthetase, which translates to MKIYKYGDYVKESTVVTIGMFDGVHRGHKLLIEETIKAAKMKNAIPLVYTFYSHPIKEMKRKFLTLLEEKLFLLEKNGIQCAYVVEMCNKFMKLSPEEFFKKEIIQQVNAKGIVVGEDFRFGYRRIGDVMYLKKLTKPFDIDVYSIPLLDINGKTVSSSFVHQLIMNGKIETANALLGYRFFISGGVVKGRGVGRLLGFPTANIAYKNGSKLLPPGGVYVTLAETGGKFFQSVTNVGFNPTFEKNDKLKVEIYFIDVKKNLYGANVRLHFLKKIRDEKKFDKPQGLIEQIQQDVGEAKIYFRLHNFNKCV; encoded by the coding sequence ATGAAGATATATAAATATGGCGATTACGTTAAAGAAAGCACCGTAGTTACAATAGGTATGTTCGATGGTGTGCATAGAGGCCATAAATTGCTCATTGAAGAAACAATAAAAGCTGCAAAGATGAAAAATGCGATTCCTCTCGTTTATACTTTCTATAGTCATCCTATAAAGGAAATGAAAAGAAAATTTCTCACGCTGCTTGAAGAAAAACTATTTCTTCTTGAGAAAAACGGAATACAATGCGCTTATGTTGTAGAAATGTGCAATAAGTTTATGAAATTATCCCCTGAAGAATTTTTTAAAAAAGAAATTATTCAACAAGTAAATGCAAAAGGTATTGTCGTAGGTGAAGATTTCAGGTTTGGATATAGGCGAATCGGCGATGTGATGTACCTGAAAAAACTTACAAAACCATTTGACATAGATGTATATTCTATTCCTTTGCTTGATATTAACGGGAAGACAGTTTCAAGCTCATTTGTACATCAGCTTATTATGAATGGCAAAATAGAAACGGCAAATGCTCTTTTAGGATATAGGTTCTTTATTTCAGGGGGTGTGGTAAAAGGGAGAGGTGTAGGGCGTTTGCTGGGGTTTCCTACTGCAAATATTGCGTATAAAAATGGAAGCAAATTACTTCCTCCAGGTGGAGTTTATGTCACTCTTGCGGAAACAGGAGGTAAATTTTTTCAATCTGTCACAAATGTAGGATTTAACCCTACATTTGAAAAAAATGATAAGCTAAAAGTAGAAATATATTTTATAGATGTGAAAAAAAATCTTTATGGAGCTAATGTAAGATTGCACTTTTTAAAGAAAATACGTGACGAAAAAAAATTTGACAAGCCGCAGGGTCTAATTGAACAAATTCAGCAAGATGTAGGAGAAGCAAAGATTTATTTTCGTTTGCATAACTTCAATAAATGTGTATAA
- the rpsO gene encoding 30S ribosomal protein S15 — protein MITKDEKEEIIKRFQRHDGDTGSPEVQIALLTSRISKLTKHLQTFKQDYTSRRGLFKMVGERRRLLNYLKNVDKKRYNKIIKDLKLRA, from the coding sequence ATGATTACAAAAGACGAAAAAGAAGAAATTATTAAAAGATTTCAACGGCATGATGGAGACACTGGTTCTCCTGAGGTTCAGATAGCGCTTCTCACAAGTAGAATTTCTAAGCTTACCAAGCACTTGCAAACATTCAAACAAGATTATACTTCAAGGCGTGGTTTGTTTAAAATGGTTGGCGAGCGGAGAAGGCTTCTAAATTATTTGAAGAATGTTGATAAAAAGCGGTACAATAAGATCATTAAGGATCTTAAGTTGAGAGCTTAA